The genomic window ATTAAATATAGAGGGTAAAATACATGGAGtaaatatgatcttatttttttcattgtgaatAGGCGACATCTCACCTGGATACAGTGGGCTTCTCTGATGATTCTTTTTTTGTCAATTGTTGCCCTGACTGGAGGGACTGAAAATATACACTTGGCAAGACATAGATTTCATCACAATGCATTTCTCAGTTCATCCAACTCTTGCTTTCTCCTCACAAGGCCACTAAGTGAGTGCCATGGAAAAGACAATTGTACAGCAAAGCAATGGACTGTTCCTGAAGTGAAATGGAATACCACAGCTGGGACTTTCAGTCGTATCCGCCTGGGCCTGGGTCATGTACTGGTGGTGGTTCAGTGTTTTATTTCCTCGATGGCCAACATCTATAATGAAAAGATATTGAAGGAAGGGGATCAGCTTACTCAAAATATCTTCATACAAAATAGCAAACTCTATGCTTTTGGAGTGATTTTCAATGGATTGACCCTAAGCCTTCAGATCAGTAACCATGGACAGATGGAGAATTGTGGAATTTTTTATGGCCACAATGCGTTTTCAGTAGCGCTTATTTTTGTCACTGCTCTCCAAGGTCTCTCAGTAGcctttattttgaaatttctggataatatgttccatgttctaatGGCTCAAGTCACAACAGTGATAATCACTACAATATCTGTCCTAATCTTTGACTTCAAACCATCTTTGGAGTTCTTTCTGGAAGCCCCAACAGTCcttctttctatatttatttataactcTAGTAAATCTAGAAGTCTGGAATATGCTTCTATTCAAGAAAGAACCAAAGATCTAAGTGGCAATCTCTGGGAACGATCAAGTGGGGtgagtacctagaatgttattttCTGTCTCTTCAACCAGAGTTCTGAGGCTAGTTGTTAatgtaaaaagatgaaaaactatTTCTTGAATCTCTGAAAATATCTTTTGGATaagcaaatatttaatgaatatttactaaGATAAGATGCAAGATGCTATATAGGATATACAAAAAAGGTGACCCAAAATCCTAGCCTCGTGGTCTAgttgagaaaataatatttaaacatGGAAAGGTAAatgataatatgtaaataaactTAACTGAGCTTCTTAATTTTCCCTTCATtcatgaataataataactaatgtagtacatactatgtaccaggcactatgctaagagctttgcaattattatcttatttggtcttcacaacaacgTTGTAAGGTGGATGCTTTTATCATCATTatataagtaaggaaactgaagcaaacagtaattaaaagatttaattcaacttagctagtaagtgtgtgaggccaaaCTGCAGATGTGTATAATATGGCATTATAGTCCTGTCAGATGTTGAATGAcaatttaagattctttttgttgACCTAGCTCTTGCTTGACcaaaaatttggaaataactATTTCAGAATCAAATTTCTGTCAAGTGGGAATATGCCAATTTTTTTGCTCTACCTTTTggccaaataagtatttattgtcCTTTTTATCTAAAAGATATAACTAACACTTTTAAAGGACCTTTGAAAAGGATAActctgggaagggagggaagagaaagggaaaaagaaagggaaagggaaagggaaaaggaaagggaaaggaaaaggggaaagggaaagggaaaaggaaaaggaaaaggaaaaggaaaagtagcaGACAGAATTTAGGTTTTTCTTATTTCCATCCTTAGCCATTACTGGTATTGACCAGCAGAGTGTGCtagctacatttttaaaaactatgacCATACTAAAATCTTGATGGGGTTTTAACTTTGCAATAAATATAGTGTATATTTTACCAAAATTTCTCTATTATAAAATGAGTTTTATGAGATCTTCAGTAACTGGTTTTACAAGCTATAAATATGCCTTTTTGATTTGATagcaaaacaaaatccatttccttcctttcaagGAGTCTttgaaagttataattataagtatattgttttaatatattaatttccaCATATTTCCTTTAGGATGGAGAAGAACTGGAACTTCTGACTAAACCTAGTAGTGACAATGAATCAGAAGATGATGCTTCCTAGCTGGGACCAAAAACAAATGGCAATTCTTAAGAATACGCTATTAattttgaatgtttttcttttcatttacaactttttcattttttactttgttaagAAATATCAAAGGCTCAATGAAATAACTATGATACTGAGACACAATAGTCCTAGCCCCACACTTTGTAATTTAATGTGAAATATTTACATAGTATCCTCAAGTTGCCAAAATATAGAGTATATACTTTAACTACTCTAAACTTACAGGAAAAACTCATGTCAGTCCATCAAGTCCTGTATTTTTATCAGGGTAGCAGCTCCTTCCATGAATACAAATCATAACCTGTTTATAGTTTCAGAATTTCCCAAAGTTTGGAGAGGTTATGATTTGTAGTGAATAGATGCCTTACCAAAAATGAACCTCATGGCTCTTTTACTACTGAGGGACAATTtaagtctttatttttctctttatatat from Sminthopsis crassicaudata isolate SCR6 chromosome 3, ASM4859323v1, whole genome shotgun sequence includes these protein-coding regions:
- the SLC35A5 gene encoding UDP-sugar transporter protein SLC35A5 isoform X2; this encodes MAVLFSNFSIITTALLFRIVLKRHLTWIQWASLMILFLSIVALTGGTENIHLARHRFHHNAFLSSSNSCFLLTRPLSECHGKDNCTAKQWTVPEVKWNTTAGTFSRIRLGLGHVLVVVQCFISSMANIYNEKILKEGDQLTQNIFIQNSKLYAFGVIFNGLTLSLQISNHGQMENCGIFYGHNAFSVALIFVTALQGLSVAFILKFLDNMFHVLMAQVTTVIITTISVLIFDFKPSLEFFLEAPTVLLSIFIYNSSKSRSLEYASIQERTKDLSGNLWERSSGDGEELELLTKPSSDNESEDDAS
- the SLC35A5 gene encoding UDP-sugar transporter protein SLC35A5 isoform X1 — encoded protein: MEGKCCSWTGPRIASVTSTSLLGVTFVALSSSRILLMKLSANEENKYDYLPTTVNMCSELVKLTFCVVVAIWIVKKEGYQCKDFGCASWRELCHYMKWSIPAFLYFLDNLIVFYVLSYLQPAMAVLFSNFSIITTALLFRIVLKRHLTWIQWASLMILFLSIVALTGGTENIHLARHRFHHNAFLSSSNSCFLLTRPLSECHGKDNCTAKQWTVPEVKWNTTAGTFSRIRLGLGHVLVVVQCFISSMANIYNEKILKEGDQLTQNIFIQNSKLYAFGVIFNGLTLSLQISNHGQMENCGIFYGHNAFSVALIFVTALQGLSVAFILKFLDNMFHVLMAQVTTVIITTISVLIFDFKPSLEFFLEAPTVLLSIFIYNSSKSRSLEYASIQERTKDLSGNLWERSSGDGEELELLTKPSSDNESEDDAS